The DNA region CGGCCGAGGTCGACCAGCATCAGGTGCTCGGCGCGTTCCTTCGGGTCGGCGAGGAGTTCGTCGGCGAGCGCCTGGTCCTCCTGCGGGGTGGCGCCGCGGTGCCTGGTGCCGGCGATCGGGTGGACCATGGCGCGTCCGTCCTCGACCTTGACGAGGGCCTCCGGGCTGGATCCGGCGACGTCGAAGCCGTCGAACCGGAAGAGGTACATGTACGGCGACGGGTTGGTGGCGCGCAGTACCCGGTAGACGTCCAACGCGCTTGCCGTGCACGGGGTTTCGAAGCGCTGGGAGGGGACGACCTGGAAGGCCTCGCCGGCCCTGATGCGTTCCTTCACGTCCTCGACGGCGTCCTGGTACGCCTCGCCGCCCCACAGCGCGGTGTACGGGGGCAGCTCGGACGGCGGGAGGGCGACGGGGGCGTTCTCGACGGGGCGGGAGAGGTCCCGTTCCATGGCGTCGAGACGCGCGACGGCGTCCGCGTACGCCTCGTCGACGCCGGTCGTCAGGTCGTTGTGGTTGATCGCGTTGGCGATCAGGAGGACGCTGCCGTCCCAGTGGTCGAGCACGGCCAGGTCCGAGGTGAGCAGCATCGTCAGCTCGGGGACGTGCAGGTCGTCCTCGGCGCTGTCGCCGATCTTCTCCAGGCGGCGCACGATGTCGTAGCCGAGGTAGCCGACCATGCCGCCGGTGAACGGGGGCAGTCCGTCGTCGACGACCAGGTCGTGCGGGGTGTGCAGGGTCTCGATGGTGGCGCGCAGGGCGTCCAGCGGGTCGCCGTCGACGGGGACGCCGACGGGCGGGACGCCCAGCCAGTGGGCCTGTCCGTCGCGTGCGGTGAGGGTGGCGGCGCTGCGTACCCCGATGAAGGAGTAGCGCGACCAGGTGCGGCCGTTCTCCGCGGATTCCAGGAGGAAGGTGCCGCTGCGCTCGCCCGCGAGTTTGCGGTAGAGCCCGACGGGGGTGTCGCCGTCCGCGAGGAGCCTGCGGCTGACGGGGATGACGCGCCGGTCGACGGCAAGTTTGCGGAAGGTATCGAGATCCATGGCGGCTGGCCCTTTACTGCGCGAGCGGGAGGACGTCGGCGTCGAAGCAGGTGCGGTCGCCGGTGTGGCAGGCGGCACCCGTCTGGTCGACCCTGACGAGGACGGTGTCGGCGTCACAGTCGAGGGCGACGGACTTGACCTGCTGGATGTGGCCCGAGGTGTCGCCCTTGACCCAGTACTCCTGGCGGCTGCGGGACCAGTAGGTGCAGCGGCCGGTAATGAGGGTGCGGTGCAGGGCCTCGTCGTCCATCCAGCCGAGCATCAGCACCTCGCCGGTGTCGTACTGCTGGGCGATGGCCGGGACGAGTCCGTCGGCACCTCGCTTGAGTCGGGCCGCGATGGCCGGGTCGAGGTTGCCGGACGGCGGCGGAGTGCTGGGCGTGGGCGCGCTGGTCATGCGCCCATTGTGCCGTGGTCGCGGGGGCGTTTCCGTGCGGCGTCCACTGGGCGGACCGCGTTCGGCGGTCGTACGCTGGCGACCATGTCGACCCATGCGAAGCGTGAACGTCTTCTGCTCGCCGACCTGTTGGAGGCGGCGGGACCGGAGGCCCCTACCCTGTGCCACGGCTGGACGACCCGGGACCTGGCCGCCCATGTGGTGGTCCGGGAGCGCCGGCCCGACGCGGCGGGCGGGATTCTGCTGGGCGCGCTGAAGAACCGGCTCGAACGGGTGCAGGCCGAATTCGCCGCGAAGCCCTACGAGGAGCTGATCCAGCTGATCCGTACCGGGCCGCCGAGGTTCTCCCCGTACGCCGTGAAGCAGGTGGACGAGGCCGCCAACACCGTCGAGTTCTACATCCACGCGGAGGATGTCCGCCGGGCCCAGCCGGACTGGTCGCGGCGCGAGCTGGACCCGGTGTTCGCCGATCTGCTGTGGTCGCGCGCCGAGAAGACGGCCCGGCTGCTGGGCCGCAGGTCCCCGGTGGGTCTGGTGCTGCGCCGTCCGGACGGCCAGACGGCGGTGGCGCACAAGGGCACCCCGGTGGTGACGGTCACCGGCGAGCCGGGCGAGCTGCTGCTCTTCGCGTTCGGACGGCAGGACGCGGCGACGGTGGGCCTGGAGGGCGACAAGGAGGCGGTGGACCGGCTGCACACGGCGGAGCTGGGGATGTAGGGCGTACGGGGCGGAATCAGCGCGGGAGTTCCGCGCGGCGCAGCCGGGTGAAGGCCAGGCCCGTCGCCGCCCCGAGCGCGCACACCGCGGCGCTGGTGACGAAGACCGGGCCGGTCCCCCAGGCGGCGACGGCGGCTCCCGTGACCGGGTAGCTGAGCGGGGCGATCGCGTGGGTGAAGAGCGTCGTGACCGAGGTGACCCGGCCGAGGTAGGCGGGCTCGGTGACGGTCTGGATCAGGGCGCCGCACAGGGAGCCGCCGAGGCCGGCGAAGAGCCCGACACAGACCGCCACGGCGGCGGCGAGGGCCACCGAGGGAACGTAGGCCAGGGCGCCGATGGCGACCGCGCCGGCCAGCACCGTCAGACACATCACCAGCCCCGCGCGCGGCACCCGGCCGCGTACGGCGAGCAGCAGAGCCGACGCACCGGCGCCGATCCCGAACGCGGCGACGACCCAGCCCATGCCCGGGGCGCCCCAGTCGCGCTGCCGGGCGAGCAGGATCAGTCCGAGGTTGAGCGGCCCGACGAAGCCCAGCTCGCTGACGGCGACGACGAGCACCATTGGGCCGAGCAACGGGTGGCGGCGGATGTGGCGCAGGCCGTCGGCCAGGTCGTGCCAGGCGGTGCCGGACCGTTCGGCGGCTTCCTGGGCGGGCAGCGGGCTGATCCGCAGCGACAGGAGCAGCGGCAGCGACACGGCGAAGAGCACTCCGGCCGCGGCGAACGCGAGTGTGGGTCCGCCGAGGGCCACCGCGACGCCGCCGAGCGGGGCGCCGACGACGTTGGCGGTACGGACGGAGAGCCCGCGCAGGCCCTGGACGCGGGCCAGCTGTCCGTCGGTGGTGATCCGGGGCGGCAGGGCGCCGACGGCGGGCAGGAAGAGGGCGTCGACCACACCGAAGACGAGCGCGACGGCGATCAGCATCCACAGGGCGAGCGAGGTGAGCAGCAGGGCGCCGGCCAGGCCGAGGACGACCAGGCAGCGGGCGGCGTCGCTGCCGATGACGACGCGACGCGGTCCGATCCGGTCGGCAAGCACTCCCCCGCCGAGCATCAGCACGGCCCGGGGTATGGAGCCGACGGCGAGGACGATCCCGGTCTGGGCGTCGCTGCCGGTGCGGGCGGCGGCCCAGGCGAGCGCCATGTAGTAGACGCTGTCGCCGATCATCGAGGCGGTGTGGGCGCCGAGCCAGCGCAGGACGTTGCCGTCGCGGTGGGCGGGGCGTTCGGCGGCCGGGGCGGGCGTTCCGGTGTCGGTGACGGTCATGGGGTCGGCCTCCCGGGACGGCGGGTCAGGTGCGGAACGGGAATGTGTACAGGTGCACGGCGACGTTCTCGCGGCCTTCCGTGTCCCCGGCCTCTTCGCGGGCGCGGCCGAGTTCCTCGTACCGGTCGACCGCCTCGTGCATCTCGCGGCTGAGCGCGGAGAGCTCCTCGGCGGTGAGCCGGGCCAGGTACTCGGAGCTGGAGGCGGCGCTGCGCCACTCCAGCGGCCAGCTCGGGGCCGAGTCGAGGTAGCGGCGGTACAGCTCGATGTGCTGGTCGAAGGAGAGCCGGCCGACGGCGGCGTGTGTGGCGGCCGTCTCGGGCGCGTCGGTGAAGTCCTCTTCGCGGAAACTCAATCCCTTCGAGGCGGGCTGCCACCAGCGTTCACGGCCGTCCGTCCCCTGCTGCTCGGCCTCCTCGATCAGGCCGTGGTCGGCGAGCTTGCGCAGGTGGTAGCTGACCAGCGAGACCGCCTCGTCGACCTGCTCGGCCAGTTGGGACGCGGTGGCCTTACGGGCGATGTAGAGCGCCCGGTAGAGCTTCATCCGCAGGGGGTGTCCGAACGCCTTCAGGGTCTCCAGGTCCGAGACCCGGCGTGATTCCTTGCTTGCCATGTCCCAGACCATAGATGGAAAAGAAAACTTGCGCAATCTTTATTGCGCAATAAAAGCTGCGGGATCCCTGACGGTGGGAAAGACACCCGGACAGCGGAATAGACAGCGGAAAAGCCCGTCGCCGGGCGGAGCCGATGGATCGGCTCCGCCCGGCGACGGGCTCGGTGAGTGCTGCGGGTCAGCGGACCGGGTGTCCGGCCTCCCTGAGCGCGTTCTTGACCTCGGAGATCCGCAGATCGCCGAAGTGGAAGACGGACGCGGCGAGCACCGCGTCGGCGCCCGCCTCGATGGCGGGCGCGAAGTCCGCGAGCCGGCCGGCGCCGCCGGAGGCGATGACGGGGACGGTCACGTGCTTGCGTACCGCCGTGATCATCTCGGTGTCGTAGCCGTCCTTGGTGCCGTCCGCGTCCATCGAGTTGAGCAGGATCTCGCCCGCGCCCAGCTCGGCGGCCCGGTGCGCCCATTCGACGGCGTCGATGCCGGTGCCCTTGCGGCCGCCGTGCGTGGTGACCTCGAAGGTGCCCGCGGGGGTGCGCCGGGCGTCCACGGAGAGCACCAGAACCTGGCGGCCGAAGCGCTCGGCGATCTCCCGGATGAGGTCGGGGCGGGCGATGGCGGCGGTGTTGACGCCGACCTTGTCCGCGCCGGCCCGCAGCAGCTTGTCGACGTCGTCGGCGGTGCGGACGCCGCCGCCGACCGTGAGCGGGATGAACACCTGCTCGGCGGTGCGGCGCACCACGTCGTAGGTGGTCTCCCGGTCACCGCTGGACGCGGTGATGTCCAGGAAGGTCAGCTCGTCGGCGCCCTCGGCGTCGTACAGCTTCGCCATCTCGACGGGGTCGCCCGCGTCGCGCAGGTTCTGGAAGTTGACGCCCTTGACGACCCGGCCGTTGTCGACGTCCAGGCAGGGGATGACGCGTACCGCGAGGCTCATCGCGCACCTGCCCGGTAGGCCTCGACCTCGACCTCGACGACCAGGCTCGGGTCCACGAAACCGGACACGATGAGCATCGAGGCGGCGGGGCGTACGTCGTCGAAGAGCTCCTTGTGGGCGCGGCCGACCTCGTCCACGTCCCGGGCGTGCGTGATGTACATCCGGGTACGGACGACGTCCTCGCGGCCCAGGCCGAACTGCTTCAGCGCGTCGAAGGCGAACCTGAAGGAGGTGACGGCCTGCTCGTACGGGCCTCCCGCGGAGATCTGGCCGTTCTCCACCGAGGTGCAGCCGGCCACCAGGACGAGCCCGTTCGGCAGCTGCACCGCGCGGGAGTAGCCGAACTTCTCCTCCCACGGGCCGCCGGAGGAGACACGGTTGACGGAGTCGCTCATCCGGAGACCACCTGCAGCGCTTCTTCGAGGGTGAACGCCTTCGCGTACAGCGCCTTGCCGACGATCGCGCCCTCGACGCCGTCCGGGACGAGCGAGGCGATGGCCCGCAGGTCGTCCAGCGAGGAGACGCCGCCGGAGGCGACGACGGGCCTGTCGGTGGCGGCGCAGACGTTCTTCAGGAGCTCCAGGTTGGGGCCCTGGAGCGTGCCGTCCTTGGCGATGTCGGTGACGACGTAGCGGGCGCAGCCCTCGGAGTCGAGGCGGGCGAGCGTCTCGTAGAGGTCGCCGCCGTCGCGGGTCCACCCGCGGCCGCGCAGCGTCGTGCCGCGGACGTCGAGGCCGACGGCGATCTGGTCGCCGTGCTCGGCGATGACCTTGGCGACCCACTCCGGGGTCTCCAGGGCGGCGGTGCCGAGGTTGACCCGGCGGCAGCCGGTGGCGAGGGCCGCAGCGAGGGAGGCGTCGTCGCGGATGCCGCCGGAGAGCTCGACCTTGATGTCCATGGCGCCGGCCACCTCGGCGATCAGCGCCCGGTTGTCCCCGGTACCGAAGGCGGCGTCCAGGTCGACGAGGTGCAGCCACTCGGCCCCGGCACGCTGCCAGGCGAGGGCGGCCTCCAGCGGGGAACCGTAGGAGGTCTCGGAGCCGGACTCGCCATGGACGAGGCGGACGGCCTGGCCGTCGCGGACGTCGACGGCGGGGAGCAGTTCAAGCTTCGGCATCAGAGTGTCTCGATCCAGTTGGTCAGCAGCTGGGCGCCGGCATCGCCGGACTTCTCGGGGTGGAACTGGGTGGCCCACAGGGCGCCGTTCTCCACGGCGGCGACGAACGGCTCGCCGTGGGTGGCCCAGGTGACCCGGGGGGCGCGGATCTTGGGATTGGTGACTTCCAGGCTCCAGTCGTGCACCGCGTAGGAGTGCACGAAGTAGAACCGGGCCTCGGGGTCGAGACCGGCGAAGAGCTGGGAGTCCTCGGGGGCCCGCACGGTGTTCCAGCCCATGTGCGGGACGACCGGGGCCTTCAGCGGGGCGACGGTGCCGGGCCATTCGTCCAGGCCCTCCGTCTCCACGCCGTGCTCGATGCCGCGCTCGAAGAGGATCTGCATACCGACGCAGATGCCCATGACGGGGCGGCCGCCGGAGAGCCTGCGTCCGATGATCCATTCGCCGCGGGCCTTCTTCAGCCCCTCCATGCAGGCGGAGAACGCGCCGACACCGGGCACCAGCAGCCCGTCGGCGTTCATCGCCTTCTCGAAGTCGCGGGTGATCTCCACGTCCGCGCCGACGTGGGCGAGGGCCCGCTCGGCGGAACGGACGTTACCGAATCCGTAGTCGAAGACGACGACCTTCTTGTTGTCGCTCACAGCTCGTTCCTCAGTCCCAGAGTCCCTGGATCCGCAGAATGCCTGCCACCAGGCACATCACGGAGGCGAGCGAGAGCAGGACGATGACGCCCTTGGGCATCCCCTGCTTCGCGAAGGAATAGACGCCGCCGGCCAGGAAGAGGCCGACGACGATCAGGATGGTGTTGAGGCCGGTCACAGCGCGCCCTTCGTGGAGGGAAGGATCCCGGCGGCGCGCGGGTCGTGCTCGCTGGCGTAGCGCAGGGCGCGGGCGAGCGCCTTGAACTGGCACTCGACGATGTGGTGGGCGTTGCGCCCGTACGGCACGTGGACGTGCAGGGCGATCTGCGCCTGCGCGACGAAGGACTCCAGGATGTGCCGGGTCATCGTCGTGTCGTACGCGCCGATCATCGGCGCCATGTTCTCCGGCTCGGTGTGCACCAGGTAGGGGCGGCCGGACAGGTCGACGGTGACCTGGGCGAGCGACTCGTCCAGCGGGACGGTGCAGTTGCCGAAGCGGTAGATGCCGACCTTGTCGCCGAGGGCCTGCTTGAACGCGGCGCCGAGGGCGAGGGCGGTGTCCTCGATGGTGTGGTGCGAGTCGATGTGCAGATCGCCGTCGGTCTTGACCGTGAGGTCGAAGAGCCCGTGCCGGCCGAGCTGGTCGAGCATGTGGTCGTAGAAGCCGACCCCTGTCGACACATCGACCTTGCCGGTGCCGTCGAGGTTTATCTCGACCAGTACCGAGGTTTCCTTCGTGGTGCGTTCCACGC from Streptomyces sp. NBC_01591 includes:
- a CDS encoding anthranilate synthase component I; amino-acid sequence: MTPTPSSSGSTRRVPPATPATAPASTPTSSRSRSKGPAAMDLDTFRKLAVDRRVIPVSRRLLADGDTPVGLYRKLAGERSGTFLLESAENGRTWSRYSFIGVRSAATLTARDGQAHWLGVPPVGVPVDGDPLDALRATIETLHTPHDLVVDDGLPPFTGGMVGYLGYDIVRRLEKIGDSAEDDLHVPELTMLLTSDLAVLDHWDGSVLLIANAINHNDLTTGVDEAYADAVARLDAMERDLSRPVENAPVALPPSELPPYTALWGGEAYQDAVEDVKERIRAGEAFQVVPSQRFETPCTASALDVYRVLRATNPSPYMYLFRFDGFDVAGSSPEALVKVEDGRAMVHPIAGTRHRGATPQEDQALADELLADPKERAEHLMLVDLGRNDLGRVCAPGTVEVVDFMSIERYSHVMHIVSTVTGRVAEGRTAFDVLTACFPAGTLSGAPKPRAMQIIEELEPTRRGLYGGCVGYLDFAGDSDTAIAIRTALLRDGTAYVQAGAGVVADSDPVAEDTECRNKAAAVLRAVHTANRLRGD
- the hisI gene encoding phosphoribosyl-AMP cyclohydrolase, whose translation is MTSAPTPSTPPPSGNLDPAIAARLKRGADGLVPAIAQQYDTGEVLMLGWMDDEALHRTLITGRCTYWSRSRQEYWVKGDTSGHIQQVKSVALDCDADTVLVRVDQTGAACHTGDRTCFDADVLPLAQ
- a CDS encoding TIGR03085 family metal-binding protein; this encodes MSTHAKRERLLLADLLEAAGPEAPTLCHGWTTRDLAAHVVVRERRPDAAGGILLGALKNRLERVQAEFAAKPYEELIQLIRTGPPRFSPYAVKQVDEAANTVEFYIHAEDVRRAQPDWSRRELDPVFADLLWSRAEKTARLLGRRSPVGLVLRRPDGQTAVAHKGTPVVTVTGEPGELLLFAFGRQDAATVGLEGDKEAVDRLHTAELGM
- a CDS encoding MFS transporter, translating into MTVTDTGTPAPAAERPAHRDGNVLRWLGAHTASMIGDSVYYMALAWAAARTGSDAQTGIVLAVGSIPRAVLMLGGGVLADRIGPRRVVIGSDAARCLVVLGLAGALLLTSLALWMLIAVALVFGVVDALFLPAVGALPPRITTDGQLARVQGLRGLSVRTANVVGAPLGGVAVALGGPTLAFAAAGVLFAVSLPLLLSLRISPLPAQEAAERSGTAWHDLADGLRHIRRHPLLGPMVLVVAVSELGFVGPLNLGLILLARQRDWGAPGMGWVVAAFGIGAGASALLLAVRGRVPRAGLVMCLTVLAGAVAIGALAYVPSVALAAAVAVCVGLFAGLGGSLCGALIQTVTEPAYLGRVTSVTTLFTHAIAPLSYPVTGAAVAAWGTGPVFVTSAAVCALGAATGLAFTRLRRAELPR
- a CDS encoding ArsR/SmtB family transcription factor, coding for MASKESRRVSDLETLKAFGHPLRMKLYRALYIARKATASQLAEQVDEAVSLVSYHLRKLADHGLIEEAEQQGTDGRERWWQPASKGLSFREEDFTDAPETAATHAAVGRLSFDQHIELYRRYLDSAPSWPLEWRSAASSSEYLARLTAEELSALSREMHEAVDRYEELGRAREEAGDTEGRENVAVHLYTFPFRT
- the hisF gene encoding imidazole glycerol phosphate synthase subunit HisF; translated protein: MSLAVRVIPCLDVDNGRVVKGVNFQNLRDAGDPVEMAKLYDAEGADELTFLDITASSGDRETTYDVVRRTAEQVFIPLTVGGGVRTADDVDKLLRAGADKVGVNTAAIARPDLIREIAERFGRQVLVLSVDARRTPAGTFEVTTHGGRKGTGIDAVEWAHRAAELGAGEILLNSMDADGTKDGYDTEMITAVRKHVTVPVIASGGAGRLADFAPAIEAGADAVLAASVFHFGDLRISEVKNALREAGHPVR
- a CDS encoding RidA family protein, translated to MSDSVNRVSSGGPWEEKFGYSRAVQLPNGLVLVAGCTSVENGQISAGGPYEQAVTSFRFAFDALKQFGLGREDVVRTRMYITHARDVDEVGRAHKELFDDVRPAASMLIVSGFVDPSLVVEVEVEAYRAGAR
- the priA gene encoding bifunctional 1-(5-phosphoribosyl)-5-((5-phosphoribosylamino)methylideneamino)imidazole-4-carboxamide isomerase/phosphoribosylanthranilate isomerase PriA, with translation MPKLELLPAVDVRDGQAVRLVHGESGSETSYGSPLEAALAWQRAGAEWLHLVDLDAAFGTGDNRALIAEVAGAMDIKVELSGGIRDDASLAAALATGCRRVNLGTAALETPEWVAKVIAEHGDQIAVGLDVRGTTLRGRGWTRDGGDLYETLARLDSEGCARYVVTDIAKDGTLQGPNLELLKNVCAATDRPVVASGGVSSLDDLRAIASLVPDGVEGAIVGKALYAKAFTLEEALQVVSG
- the hisH gene encoding imidazole glycerol phosphate synthase subunit HisH; this translates as MSDNKKVVVFDYGFGNVRSAERALAHVGADVEITRDFEKAMNADGLLVPGVGAFSACMEGLKKARGEWIIGRRLSGGRPVMGICVGMQILFERGIEHGVETEGLDEWPGTVAPLKAPVVPHMGWNTVRAPEDSQLFAGLDPEARFYFVHSYAVHDWSLEVTNPKIRAPRVTWATHGEPFVAAVENGALWATQFHPEKSGDAGAQLLTNWIETL
- the hisB gene encoding imidazoleglycerol-phosphate dehydratase HisB codes for the protein MSPRVGRVERTTKETSVLVEINLDGTGKVDVSTGVGFYDHMLDQLGRHGLFDLTVKTDGDLHIDSHHTIEDTALALGAAFKQALGDKVGIYRFGNCTVPLDESLAQVTVDLSGRPYLVHTEPENMAPMIGAYDTTMTRHILESFVAQAQIALHVHVPYGRNAHHIVECQFKALARALRYASEHDPRAAGILPSTKGAL